A region of Lacinutrix sp. Hel_I_90 DNA encodes the following proteins:
- a CDS encoding DUF983 domain-containing protein, whose protein sequence is MFKKGSKLYSIITGVCPKCHEESMYINKNPFALSQLFEMHERCSNCNTKYKIEPSFFYGSMYVSYGVGIAFAVAAFVISYFFIGSTLTVGFISIVTVMLIFYPIIVRISRNIWINLFINYDKSRAKP, encoded by the coding sequence ATGTTTAAAAAAGGCTCAAAATTATATAGTATAATTACAGGTGTTTGTCCTAAATGCCATGAAGAATCTATGTACATTAATAAAAACCCATTTGCACTGTCTCAGCTTTTTGAAATGCATGAACGTTGCTCTAATTGCAATACGAAATATAAAATAGAACCTTCGTTTTTCTATGGCTCAATGTATGTGAGTTATGGTGTTGGCATTGCTTTCGCTGTTGCGGCCTTTGTTATTAGTTATTTCTTTATTGGGAGCACACTCACCGTTGGTTTTATTTCTATTGTTACGGTGATGCTTATTTTCTACCCAATAATTGTTAGAATTTCACGTAATATCTGGATTAATCTTTTTATTAACTACGATAAATCTAGGGCAAAACCTTAG